The following proteins are encoded in a genomic region of Vigna radiata var. radiata cultivar VC1973A unplaced genomic scaffold, Vradiata_ver6 scaffold_7, whole genome shotgun sequence:
- the LOC106753746 gene encoding uncharacterized protein LOC106753746 gives MEPLALFLFSIISLSTFSSHASQLTYTDHCASVVPNSTPNESKFKDFPHGPFQVAYYLGGDTIVGADTFQKLRQKQATLRFKNVYETDVFGIHKVGLTLIVRSASSYYRVGNFTRGKRLKNRKRFPSSVTFTLDGFWSESSGMICMVGAGTGYSMQRLEVVLKLYNVVNSRNNISTLVTGSLESLSPRHEVSYFEPISLFIFPRMDYDFSLDTKEAKNEYSDEGEVVPGLSINPASFCSNISPMINGKFDLQYQSECSSAKNCSPVGGDANQLPYIMSLKELVCLDVKHRVRVLIGFRSSGGARWSFNPNATLVGEGWWDEEMNQLYIVGCHFLGMEESMANVHVGNCSTRISLRFPKIWSMNDASSIVGQIWSNKTVGDSGYFKRIVFRSFHNSGVEISGTKYEYLLLDRVRKMCPRQEPHKNKGLRYPDVYSSDMRFDMSVRISKRRVAWGYSAPLVVNDQIQELNSEGTFTSNSSYTIPSNSSNSHSNGLYNVSYRISMNLLPNARLGAQKSMLNTTTNVTEAMNVSAEGIYDAESGSLCMVGCRSLGSNNEIPSTNSLDCEVMVKFQFPPLDTNKNEDYIKGSIVSTRENSDPLYFKQLDLTSAAFYTAEASRTLKKVDMEVIMILVCTTLACVFLGLQLYHVKRDPDMVSSISFLMLLILTLGNMVPLVLNFEALFAQNHDKKSILLGNELLEVKEISVRLIVMVGFLLQLRLLQLIWSARKNDTKQMELWIAEKRVLCVIFTLHAAGFLITFLVHQNNTLHELQSFWENLKSYTGLVLDGFLLPQILLNLLRNSKGNALSCSFYYGISLVKAIPHAYDLFEALVYVDGSSLYEDEIADYYSTAWDIVIPLVTLLFAVIIHLQQRFGGCIIISWRIKGKEEYEKVPVLTER, from the coding sequence ATGGAGCCTCTTGCattatttcttttctccatCATCTCCCTTAGCACTTTCTCATCTCATGCTTCTCAACTCACTTACACAGATCATTGTGCTTCTGTTGTTCCAAACTCAACCCCCAATGAGTCCAAATTCAAAGACTTCCCACATGGTCCATTCCAAGTGGCTTACTACCTTGGTGGTGACACAATCGTTGGTGCTGACACTTTCCAGAAACTGAGACAGAAACAAGCTACCCTTCGATTCAAGAATGTGTATGAAACCGATGTCTTTGGCATACACAAAGTTGGACTTACCTTGATAGTCAGAAGTGCCAGCTCCTATTACCGTGTGGGAAACTTCACGCGTGGGAAAAGATTGAAGAATCGTAAGCGTTTTCCAAGCTCAGTAACGTTTACTCTTGATGGGTTTTGGTCAGAATCTTCTGGGATGATTTGCATGGTTGGAGCAGGAACTGGCTATAGCATGCAACGATTGGAGGTTGTTCTCAAGCTTTACAATGTTGTTAATTCGAGGAATAATATTTCTACTCTGGTTACTGGAAGCTTGGAGAGTTTGAGTCCTCGGCATGAGGTGAGTTATTTCGAACCCAtctctttgtttatttttccaAGAATGGATTATGACTTTAGTTTGGATACAAAAGAAGCAAAAAATGAGTATTCCGATGAAGGTGAAGTAGTACCTGGTTTATCTATTAATCCGGCTAGTTTTTGCTCAAACATTTCTCCAATGATTAATGGAAAATTTGATCTGCAATACCAAAGTGAGTGCAGCTCTGCAAAGAATTGCAGTCCTGTTGGGGGGGATGCAAACCAATTGCCCTATATTATGTCTCTGAAAGAATTGGTTTGTTTAGATGTTAAGCATAGGGTGAGAGTATTGATTGGGTTTCGTAGTAGTGGTGGTGCTAGATGGTCTTTCAATCCTAATGCTACCTTAGTTGGAGAAGGGTGGTGGGATGAGGAAATGAACCAACTTTACATAGTTGGTTGCCATTTCTTGGGAATGGAAGAATCAATGGCAAATGTTCATGTGGGTAATTGCTCAACTAGAATAAGCTTGAGGTTTCCAAAGATTTGGTCGATGAATGACGCAAGTAGCATTGTAGGCCAGATTTGGAGCAACAAAACTGTGGGGGACTCAGGTTATTTCAAGAGGATTGTTTTCAGAAGTTTTCACAACAGTGGAGTTGAAATTTCTGGCACAAAGTATGAATATTTGCTACTTGACAGAGTGAGAAAGATGTGCCCAAGACAAGAACCTCATAAGAACAAGGGATTGAGGTATCCAGATGTTTATTCTTCGGACATGAGATTTGACATGTCAGTTAGAATCTCTAAGAGGAGAGTGGCATGGGGTTATTCTGCTCCGTTGGTTGTCAATGATCAGATCCAAGAGTTGAATTCAGAGGGAACCTTTACTTCTAATTCCAGCTATACAATCCCATCTAATTCTTCAAATTCACACAGCAATGGCTTGTACAATGTTAGCTACAGAATCAGCATGAATCTACTACCTAATGCCAGGTTAGGTGCACAGAAGTCTATGTTAAATACAACAACAAATGTGACTGAGGCAATGAATGTTTCAGCTGAGGGAATTTATGATGCTGAATCTGGAAGCTTATGTATGGTAGGTTGCAGAAGTCTTGGCTCAAATAACGAAATACCATCCACAAATTCTTTGGATTGTGAGGTTATGGTCAAGTTTCAGTTCCCACCACTTGatacaaacaaaaatgaagatTACATTAAAGGAAGTATAGTAAGCACACGAGAAAATTCAGATCCTCTTTACTTCAAACAACTGGATTTGACTTCAGCTGCATTTTACACGGCAGAAGCATCAAGAACCTTAAAGAAAGTAGATATGGAGGTCATAATGATTCTAGTTTGCACAACACTAGCATGTGTATTTCTGGGTTTGCAACTCTACCATGTGAAAAGAGATCCTGATATGGTTTCCTCAATCTCCTTTCTCATGTTATTGATTCTTACTTTGGGAAATATGGTACCCCTTGTTCTGAACTTTGAAGCACTATTTGCACAAAATCATGACAAGAAAAGCATTTTGCTTGGAAATGAATTGCTTGAAGTAAAGGAAATTTCTGTAAGGCTAATTGTAATGGTGGGTTTCTTGTTGCAACTCCGTCTCTTGCAGCTAATATGGTCAGCAAGAAAGAATGATACAAAACAAATGGAGCTTTGGATTGCTGAGAAGAGGGTTCTCTGTGTGATTTTTACCTTACATGCAGCAGGGTTCTTGATTACATTTCTTGTACACCAAAACAATACCCTTCATGAACTTCAGTCCTTTTGGGAGAACTTGAAATCTTATACAGGACTGGTACTAGATGGCTTTCTCTTGCCTCAAATTTTGCTAAATTTGTTAAGGAATTCCAAGGGAAATGCTCTTTCTTGTTCATTTTACTATGGAATCAGTTTGGTCAAAGCAATTCCCCATGCATATGATCTCTTTGAGGCTCTTGTGTATGTGGATGGCTCATCCTTATATGAGGATGAAATTGCAGACTATTACTCCACTGCTTGGGATATAGTCATTCCTCTGGTGACCCTTTTGTTTGCTGTAATCATACATTTGCAGCAACGCTTTGGTGGTTGCATCATTATTTCTTGGAGAATAAAGGgcaaagaagaatatgaaaaggTGCCTGTGCTGACTGAAAGATAG